The Thermocladium sp. ECH_B DNA segment TGCGCACAAGGAATGGCACCCGATAATCTGAAAGTTTCATACATAACAGGGACAATCGGTTGGCACCCTATTTCCATTAGTCATTATTTAGTGATGAAATGATTAGGGGATGGATGCCATGGGGAGTATTGCTGGGTTCGGTTAAAGGCTTCTCCTCGTCCCTGGAAGGGAGGCGAGGCTTCGTCGTTCTTTTATCAAAAAATAAATCGGCGTTTCTTCAATTTTAATGCTTTTAAGCAAATGATAAAGAACGGCTTCGCTCCCCCTTCAAAGTGGGCCTTCTCTCATTAAGCAATTAAAGCAATTCATCTTTTTCGTTAACTACTGCTTTGGGAAATGAATTCAGTGCATTACACAATGCCTAACAGCTAATCTATATTCATACTGAATCCATCTCCATTGTTAAGCGTTACTTACTAATGTGTGTTTGATGATTTCCATTTGTCTTATGGCTTCAGCTTAAGTTTATAATCCCCTCATGAATCGCATGGGCAATGCAGTGTGTTACCTACTACTTCGCGATAGGCTTCACGGCGTCCATTGTATTGACGCTGGCTGCCATTAAGTTAAAGGTGATTAGGAGAGATGCCGCTCCAGCCGCGGTGCTTATCGGCACCTTGATTTCATTAAGCGGACCCCTCACGGTCCTCTTCTTCATAATCTTCCTATTCCTANCCACCATAGTGACGCGGCTAGGCGCATCGAGGAAGCGGGCCCTCGGCGTTGGAAGCGATCTAGAGGGGAGAACCGCGAGGCAAGTAATGGCCGTTGGCATTATTCCAGGCATAATCAGCGCGGCTGCAGCGATCCATCCCAGCAATGAGTTGCTGGATCTCCTAGTGGTGAGCATAGCCACATCATCCGCCGATACTTGGGCAAGCGAGATAGGCATCCTCAGCAAGTCCCAGCCCCGATTAATAATTAAGCCCTGGATCAAGATATCCCCAGGCACGTCGGGCGGCATCACCATTCTAGGGGAACTCGGGTCGGCCGCCGGCTCGGCCGCCATGATAATGACGGCCCTCCTAATTAGTAGGGCAGCGGCGCTGCTTCCCTTCCCAGCCTCATATGTATGGCTGGCATCGCCGCCCAGCAATTACCCAATTCTCTGGCTCGTGGGGTATATCGGCGAAGTCATGGACAGCGCCCTCGGCGCCCTCCTTCAACCCAAGTACTTGTGCCCAAAATGCGGCGTGACCACCGATTACGAGGTGCATCACTGCGGCACGAGGGCCTTGAGGATTAGGTGGGGAATTGCATCCAATGAATTGATCAATTTGTTGGCGACATGTGTGGCCCTCGGCTTAGCCCTAGTCATCATTCATCCCATGCCTCNGTGAATGCCTTAGCCGCCTTAACTGGATCCTCTGCGTCTAGAACTGCCGAGATGACTGCGACGCCCCATGCTCCCGCCTCCTTTATGAGGGGAACCTTGTCCAGCGTTATTCCCCCTATTGCATACGCCGGCACATGTATTGCCTGTATTATCCTCCTTAATCCATCTATGCCTAGAACCTCGTAATCGGGCTTCGTGGGGCTTGGGAACACTGATCCCACGCCCAAGTAATCGGCTCCCCCCGCTTCTCCCTGCATTGCCTCGCTTATTGAGCTTGCGCTTGCCCCAATTATCAATCCCCCGAACCTCTTCCGTACCTCAGCCACGGGCGCATCCTCCACGCCGACGTGAACCCCATCTGCATCCGATAATATGGCCACATCCACCCTATCATCAACTATGAACACTGCGCCATACTCCCTGCAGAGCCTCCCAACTGCTTTGGCTTCCTCCATCATCTCCCTAATGGATCCGCTCTTCCTCCTATACTGTATTATCCGGGACCCGCCCTCCAGGAATATCCTCGCCGCCTCAACGTGACTCCTCGCCCTGTAACTCGTGTCAGTTATCCCGTAGAGCCCCTTGGGTAACCTAACCATGTGGGTGCCCCAGGATAAGCTTTAATAAACTCCTCCTCGCCATATATGGGGGTATGGATTTGTCATTTAATTATAGTGATGCATTTTATGGTGCTCTTCCGGCGATTCTTCCACATGAACCTATCAATGCGCTCTCCAGTTTTGGGAAGCGAGAAATATATACACTGGACTCGGGAAGCTGTTTAGGGGGAGTGATTTAGAATGGGTGTGGACGCGACGGATGTTTATGGGAGCAT contains these protein-coding regions:
- a CDS encoding thiamine-phosphate synthase translates to MVRLPKGLYGITDTSYRARSHVEAARIFLEGGSRIIQYRRKSGSIREMMEEAKAVGRLCREYGAVFIVDDRVDVAILSDADGVHVGVEDAPVAEVRKRFGGLIIGASASSISEAMQGEAGGADYLGVGSVFPSPTKPDYEVLGIDGLRRIIQAIHVPAYAIGGITLDKVPLIKEAGAWGVAVISAVLDAEDPVKAAKAFTEAWDE